The Kordia sp. SMS9 genome window below encodes:
- a CDS encoding AbiH family protein, translating into MNKLIIAGNGFDLAHGLPTSYNHFMDAFWRDLKENQDDDLVKEVVYLDPIFQDHFDEGEILNFKDFESNIHKYLQNNLRGFEYQLEKYSFSQRGMSRSYGKEVVLFKFKNKFFKELNETQSIQNWVYVENEYYQALKSICKDEELEARQKRERVIKLHEEFEQVKQLLEIYLKQKVVETYDFNAFSEKDHPKPFNILRRFVGKESNEEKLKLASEFSDRDDEKFMFDLDPSESKKQKVVKFNSYIVNFNYTPTFVNYCGYLLLEEKQLAHINHIHGELSEENIVFGFGDEMDEDYKLIEDMDDNEYLRYFKSFQYSQNSNYKDILRYINSEKFQVIIMGHSCGLSDRVLLNTIFEHDNCRSIKVFYYQNGEYDNYTEIVQNISRHFNDKKLMRTKIVEKTLCEPMPQIQLPKKK; encoded by the coding sequence ATGAACAAACTCATCATCGCAGGAAACGGATTTGATTTAGCCCATGGATTGCCAACATCCTACAATCATTTTATGGATGCTTTTTGGCGGGATTTGAAGGAGAATCAGGATGATGATTTGGTAAAAGAAGTTGTTTATTTAGATCCTATTTTTCAAGATCATTTTGACGAGGGAGAAATTTTAAACTTTAAAGATTTTGAGTCTAATATTCATAAATACTTACAAAACAATCTTCGGGGTTTTGAATATCAATTGGAGAAATATAGTTTTTCTCAAAGAGGAATGTCAAGATCTTATGGAAAAGAAGTCGTATTGTTCAAGTTTAAAAACAAATTCTTTAAAGAATTAAACGAAACGCAGTCCATTCAAAATTGGGTATATGTTGAAAATGAGTATTATCAAGCATTAAAAAGTATTTGTAAAGATGAAGAATTAGAAGCTCGTCAAAAGAGAGAAAGAGTTATAAAACTTCATGAAGAATTTGAGCAAGTGAAGCAGTTGCTTGAAATATATCTAAAACAGAAAGTTGTTGAAACTTATGATTTTAATGCTTTCAGTGAAAAAGATCATCCTAAACCTTTTAATATATTAAGACGTTTTGTCGGGAAAGAGAGTAACGAAGAGAAGTTAAAGTTGGCAAGTGAGTTTTCAGATCGTGATGATGAAAAATTTATGTTTGATTTAGATCCATCTGAATCTAAAAAACAGAAAGTTGTAAAATTTAACAGCTATATAGTAAATTTCAATTACACACCAACTTTTGTTAATTATTGTGGATATCTATTACTTGAAGAGAAACAGCTTGCTCATATAAATCATATTCACGGTGAACTAAGTGAAGAAAACATTGTCTTCGGCTTCGGAGACGAAATGGACGAAGATTACAAACTTATCGAAGACATGGACGATAACGAATATCTACGGTATTTTAAGTCATTTCAATACTCTCAAAATTCCAATTATAAAGATATTTTGCGTTACATAAATTCTGAAAAGTTTCAAGTGATTATCATGGGGCATTCTTGTGGACTTTCAGATAGGGTTTTACTAAATACTATTTTTGAACATGACAATTGCCGTTCTATTAAAGTATTTTATTATCAAAATGGTGAGTATGATAATTATACCGAGATTGTTCAAAACATTTCAAGGCATTTTAATGATAAGAAACTCATGCGAACTAAAATTGTAGAGAAAACCTTGTGTGAACCCATGCCGCAGATTCAATTGCCGAAGAAGAAGTAG
- a CDS encoding helix-turn-helix domain-containing protein codes for MAIQNITNYTYQNTFSLSVVQFEKACVVEQPEQVDAYTIYWIKDGKGTYFIDFEEYTFDGNIIFFLSPGQVFTVSSEEIKEAYKLSFQRDFYCIQTHDKEISCNGVLFNAVYDTPYVIPKSKDVQRLSLLLEDLMEEFNNENSGQYDMLQSYLKQFIIHSVRVKKNDFVVKEAKETKLYKDFSVLVEQNFKKMHSVSAYADRLGMSPKSIAKHFQKLGTTTPSDFIKNRIILEAKRQLLYSEQTVKEIAFDLGFNDPAYFSRFFTKVLQKSPLNFKAEYKK; via the coding sequence ATGGCAATTCAAAATATTACCAATTACACCTATCAAAATACGTTTTCATTGAGCGTTGTGCAATTTGAAAAAGCCTGTGTCGTTGAGCAACCTGAACAAGTAGATGCGTATACGATTTATTGGATTAAAGACGGAAAAGGAACGTATTTTATTGACTTTGAAGAATATACATTTGATGGAAATATCATTTTCTTTTTGTCGCCAGGACAAGTATTTACGGTAAGTTCAGAGGAAATTAAAGAAGCCTATAAATTATCGTTTCAGCGTGATTTTTATTGTATTCAAACGCATGACAAGGAAATTTCGTGCAATGGCGTTTTGTTTAATGCTGTATATGACACGCCGTATGTGATTCCGAAATCGAAAGATGTACAGCGATTGAGTTTGCTATTAGAAGATTTGATGGAAGAATTTAACAATGAAAATTCTGGGCAGTACGATATGTTGCAAAGCTATTTGAAGCAATTCATCATTCATTCCGTACGTGTGAAGAAAAATGATTTTGTAGTGAAAGAAGCTAAGGAAACCAAATTGTACAAAGATTTTAGTGTATTGGTAGAGCAGAACTTCAAAAAAATGCACTCCGTTTCTGCGTATGCAGATCGCTTGGGAATGTCGCCAAAATCCATTGCCAAGCATTTTCAAAAACTCGGAACTACGACGCCGAGCGATTTTATTAAAAACCGAATCATCTTAGAAGCCAAACGTCAATTGTTATATTCGGAACAAACCGTTAAAGAAATTGCTTTTGATTTAGGGTTTAATGATCCTGCGTATTTTTCACGTTTTTTTACCAAAGTTCTTCAAAAATCACCACTGAATTTTAAGGCGGAATATAAGAAGTAA